TTACATCTCCACCAATCGTTCAAAGCACTACTTAAAATGCCCTCTCATTTCTGTTTGCAAGTACCGTAAGGCAATGCTTGTCGGTCAGCTTAATGATGATGTTAAGCGTATCTTTCTCTCTATCGCTGAAAATTCAGATTTTGAAATTGAAGTGATGGAGACAGATACAGACCATGTACATTTCCTTATTCGCTACATTCCTCGCCTGTCTATTGTGCAAATTGTTCGCAGGTTAAAGCAGGAAAGCACTCGTCAGTTGTGGTTGCTGCATGGCAAAATACTCCGTAAGCAATATTGGTATCAGAAATTACTTTGGTCGGATGGCTATTTCGTTTGTTCCATTGGTGAAGCATCACCTGAAACAGTCAGGCAATACATCCTTTCACAAGGTTAATCATTTTCAATCATTATGTAAGTGTAACGGAGTGTCGCTTACATCCCATCCACGTAAACGATGGACGGGTTTTACGCTCCATCATATAAAAAATCTCAGAATTCTTGAATATTCTCTAGATTCTGGAGTTTCCCCAAAATTTCCTCGATTATTTCTACACCTTAGTGTCGGCGGAGGTTTAGGGGGGATTAGAAGTGTAAGCATATTATTTTTCAAGCATTTGGTTTGTCTGCCAATTTTTGTGCTGAAAAAAGATTCCTCAAAAAAATGCATCCACTTTCGTATAATGCAGTATCAATAAACATTTAACTACGATTATGGATGCAAACTCTTCTGCTATCAGCCGTTTCAAGGCACAAGCTAATAAATTTTCGGGAATCTTGAGCAAGGGCTTAGGCAAAACTACCGGTAGGCTTATCAAAGAGCTTATTTACGGCATACAGGCTTGCAAAGACATTAAAATATCCAACATAGCCCGAAGCCTGCAAGAGGATATTAAACTGATAAAAACGGAGGATAGGCTGTGCCGGAATTTGGCAGCCGAAGATTTTAGTAATCATATCAACGAGCAAATCATCCGCCTTGGCGATGATAAAATTACTGATGAAATGGTAATAGCCATTGATCCCGGCGACATTACCAAACCCTACGCCAAGGCTATGGAAAACCTTTGTGGGGTGTACGATGGCAGCGAAGGTGTAGGCGCACAGGGTTACCATTTGTGCCAAGTAACTGCCGCCAATTTGGAACACAATAAAATAGTACCGCTGTATTGCGAAGCTTATTCCAGCCTAGATAAAGATTATGTAAGCGGCACAAAGAAAATAACGGACACCATTGACAAAGTAATACAAAAGACAGGTACATCGGGTGTTTGGGCAATTGACAGAGGAGGCGATTGCAATGAAATCATACAACACTTTACAAGCAATGATTTAAACTTTGTAACTAGGCTAAAGCTGAACCGGTGGCTATTAACCAAAAACAAAAATGGCGGCATCGTAGCCGTGAAGGCAGATAGGTTAGAAACCCACGCCACACTGCCATACAAGGCACAAATAAACAAAATTGAAGATGGTAAAGAAACGGTAATAAATATTACATTTGGTATTCAAAGATGTGCTTTGTTCGACACGCCCGGCCAGTGGTTCAATGTAGTCATCATCGAAGGTTTTGGGCAGCATCCTATGGTACTTTTGAGCAACCTGGAACCCCAAAATACAGAACCCAAAGAAGTGTATAAGATAGTGGAAATATATCTTACAAGATGGAAATGCGATGAATGTTACCGCTACATCAAACAAAGCTATAATTTAGAGGACATAAGGGTTAGAAGTTACAACGGCATCCGAAACTTAGTTGCCATCATTAACGCTATTGCTTACTTTACAAGTATATATATGGGAATGAATTTAAAGCTAAAATTAATGGTGCAAAAAGTGTTTATTTTATCAAAACGCTTCTTTGGGATACCTTCGTTTTTTAACTATGCAATGGCAGATGGAATCTTTGAATTGCTCAAAAAAACAAAAGCAGGTATCTTTACCCATAACAAAAAGGACAATCCCCCACAAAGATACCTGCTGAGCTTATTCCCCGAATGAAATTTTGGGGAAACTCCAGCTAGATTAGGAAATTATTATTTCTGACAACTTATTCCTTTAATACAGAAATATTATGTTAGTTTTGCCTGGGAATTATCCAAAGATTAGAAAATAATGGATTCTTTTCGCAATCTTTCGGCACATTTTTTGGTTTGTTTGGAAGTAATTTTGATTTTAATCTTAAATGCGACTCTATTTAGTCTAAACAATCATATGAAATATCTCGACTTATATCATTATTCCACACTTATTTATGCGGCCATGTTCATTCTTGCAATGGGCATTACAGTATTTGCTATTCCCAGTATTATTTTTGTAGCAAAGAAAAAAAAGCTGTTAGATAAGCCGGATCATCGGAAAAAACATTTAAATGTTACTCCTAACTTAGGTGGGATAGCTTTATTTTCTGCTTTTGTATTTGTCAATTGCATTTTTCATGTAGACTCTTATTTTGAGGGGTGGTGTTATATTTTAGCTGGTGCTTTCTTGCTTTTTGTAACAGGCTTAAAAGATGATTTAGTTTCTATAGACCCCTATAAAAAATTTATTGCACAAATAATTGCTGCTGTAATTGTAGTGTACTTAGCAGGCATTCGCCTTACTAATCTGGAAGGATTCTTAGGCATCCATCAATTACCTTATCTAATCAGTTTCGCCATATCTGTGATAGGAATCACCTTTGTCACAAACGCATTTAATTTGATCGATGGGGTGGATGGTCTCGCAGGAGGGTTAAGCCTGCTACTGTTTGCATTTTTAGGATTCATGTTTGCGTGGAGCAATCATATTGGCTTTGCCATGATTTGCTTTACCATTGCAGGAGCAGTAATAGGATTCCTGAAATTCAATATTGCCCCCGCAAAAATATTTATGGGAGATACTGGTTCCCTAATAATTGGTTTTCTGGCATCTGTATTAAGTATCGCCTTTGTTACTAGAGTCGGCATAAAATCTAATACTGGTTTCTTAAGTCAGCTAAGTCCGGAAAGTGGAAATATTTCTATTGCACTTGCAGCTATTATTGTTCCGGTCTATGACACTTTCAGGGTCTTTACTACAAGAATTTTACGCGGCTATTCTCCATTTAGACCTGATAGAACCCATGTGCATCATGTGCTGCTCGATATAGGTCTTACTTCTACTCAAGTTACAGCGACATTGTTTAGTGTTACTGCTATATTTATAGCACTGGCAATTGGGTTATGCTATTTGCAAGTGGGGGCTACTATTGCTATTTTCTCCATTATAGCCATAGCTAGTATACTTATGTATACAGCCATAAAAATTAGAAATAAGAAATTGGCGGAAAAAGAAAGAAAAAGCATACAAGAAAACGAAAGGAGGACATTACAGACACCAGATGAATATATCTCAAATGTTTTAAACAATGCACCTAACACGGTTTACGAAGACAAAGTTTTTTCCTAAAAGAGATTTTAAGTCATAATATTTTTTGGATACAGACAATTTAAGTTTTGAATTTAAAATAATCTCAAATCTTAAATTGTCTTTTTTATATTTGCCTTATGAGCACACAACAAGAGAACAATTTTCAAGCAATTAT
The Arachidicoccus soli DNA segment above includes these coding regions:
- the tnpA gene encoding IS200/IS605 family transposase, whose protein sequence is MSQKTNYISTNRSKHYLKCPLISVCKYRKAMLVGQLNDDVKRIFLSIAENSDFEIEVMETDTDHVHFLIRYIPRLSIVQIVRRLKQESTRQLWLLHGKILRKQYWYQKLLWSDGYFVCSIGEASPETVRQYILSQG
- a CDS encoding transposase, giving the protein MDANSSAISRFKAQANKFSGILSKGLGKTTGRLIKELIYGIQACKDIKISNIARSLQEDIKLIKTEDRLCRNLAAEDFSNHINEQIIRLGDDKITDEMVIAIDPGDITKPYAKAMENLCGVYDGSEGVGAQGYHLCQVTAANLEHNKIVPLYCEAYSSLDKDYVSGTKKITDTIDKVIQKTGTSGVWAIDRGGDCNEIIQHFTSNDLNFVTRLKLNRWLLTKNKNGGIVAVKADRLETHATLPYKAQINKIEDGKETVINITFGIQRCALFDTPGQWFNVVIIEGFGQHPMVLLSNLEPQNTEPKEVYKIVEIYLTRWKCDECYRYIKQSYNLEDIRVRSYNGIRNLVAIINAIAYFTSIYMGMNLKLKLMVQKVFILSKRFFGIPSFFNYAMADGIFELLKKTKAGIFTHNKKDNPPQRYLLSLFPE
- a CDS encoding MraY family glycosyltransferase is translated as MKYLDLYHYSTLIYAAMFILAMGITVFAIPSIIFVAKKKKLLDKPDHRKKHLNVTPNLGGIALFSAFVFVNCIFHVDSYFEGWCYILAGAFLLFVTGLKDDLVSIDPYKKFIAQIIAAVIVVYLAGIRLTNLEGFLGIHQLPYLISFAISVIGITFVTNAFNLIDGVDGLAGGLSLLLFAFLGFMFAWSNHIGFAMICFTIAGAVIGFLKFNIAPAKIFMGDTGSLIIGFLASVLSIAFVTRVGIKSNTGFLSQLSPESGNISIALAAIIVPVYDTFRVFTTRILRGYSPFRPDRTHVHHVLLDIGLTSTQVTATLFSVTAIFIALAIGLCYLQVGATIAIFSIIAIASILMYTAIKIRNKKLAEKERKSIQENERRTLQTPDEYISNVLNNAPNTVYEDKVFS